One region of Paenibacillus polymyxa M1 genomic DNA includes:
- a CDS encoding GNAT family N-acetyltransferase → MCAYASKGHIPLLESPRLRLRRMESRDAATMFACWSDPEVHRYMNLSGMSGREDAEDMIGLLNELAKTEDALRWGIELKDNGKLIGSCGFNYWQTEGAYKAEIGYELAKPYWRQGYMTEALRLVLSFGYGTIRLNRIEALVDPRNTGSQALLSSMGWTQEGLLRQVQHTSTGFKDMLMYSLLHEEWLRLEVQRNAVSV, encoded by the coding sequence ATGTGTGCATATGCAAGTAAGGGGCATATACCACTGCTGGAAAGCCCGCGTCTTCGGCTGCGAAGGATGGAAAGTCGGGATGCGGCTACGATGTTCGCTTGCTGGTCTGACCCGGAGGTTCACCGTTATATGAATCTTTCCGGTATGTCAGGACGTGAGGATGCTGAGGATATGATTGGGCTGTTGAATGAGCTGGCGAAGACGGAGGATGCGCTGCGCTGGGGGATCGAGCTGAAGGACAACGGGAAGCTGATTGGAAGTTGCGGCTTTAATTATTGGCAGACAGAGGGAGCTTATAAAGCCGAGATTGGCTATGAGTTGGCCAAGCCTTATTGGCGACAGGGCTATATGACAGAGGCGCTTCGCTTGGTGCTTTCATTCGGATATGGCACGATCCGATTAAATCGGATTGAAGCGCTGGTGGACCCGCGCAATACAGGCTCGCAAGCCCTGCTGTCCTCGATGGGCTGGACCCAGGAAGGGCTGTTACGGCAGGTACAGCATACATCTACAGGTTTTAAGGATATGCTGATGTACTCATTACTGCATGAAGAATGGCTCAGACTGGAGGTACAACGAAATGCTGTTTCAGTATAA
- a CDS encoding energy-coupling factor transporter transmembrane component T family protein produces MLFQYNGGSSPLHRLGPLSKLIWVGCFSLLSMSWDSTLREAALLAVLIAVAGLGARLTLARQLRAMSFLIGLGIPYFILSILAIREGHEVASWGPIVVTAEGLDIAGALTLRIFVLFLASYIYLSTTDPRDFVQALNLRLRVPYRFAFGISVALTFLPLLEEEGRTIMAARRVRGQEPPRGWSNRLSWWSGYAAAVLVNAVRRVQQTALAMEGKGFGAYAERTYFRTLKNGRLGYVYAVIAVFATAVLWWV; encoded by the coding sequence ATGCTGTTTCAGTATAACGGCGGTTCGTCGCCGCTGCACAGGCTTGGACCGTTAAGTAAGCTTATATGGGTGGGATGCTTTAGTCTTCTGTCGATGTCATGGGATTCGACGCTACGGGAAGCGGCACTCTTGGCGGTACTGATCGCTGTGGCTGGCTTGGGTGCACGGTTGACCCTGGCACGACAACTTCGCGCTATGTCGTTCCTGATTGGTTTAGGGATTCCATATTTTATACTGTCTATCCTAGCGATTCGAGAAGGACATGAAGTGGCTTCATGGGGACCCATTGTGGTTACAGCTGAGGGACTGGATATCGCGGGGGCATTAACGCTGCGGATTTTTGTATTGTTTTTGGCATCCTATATCTATCTCTCGACGACCGATCCCCGAGATTTTGTGCAGGCTTTGAATCTGCGCTTGCGTGTGCCTTATCGGTTTGCGTTCGGTATTTCAGTGGCGTTGACGTTTCTACCCTTATTGGAAGAAGAAGGGCGAACAATTATGGCTGCACGACGTGTCCGTGGACAGGAGCCACCACGAGGATGGAGCAATCGGTTATCATGGTGGAGCGGGTATGCGGCTGCTGTGTTGGTGAATGCTGTGAGACGGGTTCAGCAGACAGCACTGGCTATGGAGGGCAAAGGTTTTGGCGCTTATGCAGAACGGACGTATTTTCGTACACTGAAAAATGGGCGTTTAGGCTACGTATATGCTGTGATTGCTGTATTCGCTACGGCTGTTTTATGGTGGGTATGA
- a CDS encoding ECF transporter S component produces the protein MKESRIFAKFTTLDIVLMAMLATLNGVMTVYLSMINKTLNSLGGPIATSAIVGLYMIYGLLAYYIIRKPGTAVIAYAFGAVVQSFMGSAYGIASIIAAAVCYMVVAELVFALLRYRRWNTVSLMLAGGAMVPLWFIVAANMFGYMHWGWKVLTIALVVRILSGIVLCGLLTKVLGDALNGTGLLKRFELGRASRA, from the coding sequence ATGAAAGAATCTCGTATTTTTGCCAAGTTTACAACGCTGGATATCGTGTTAATGGCCATGCTGGCTACGTTGAACGGCGTCATGACTGTGTATTTGTCGATGATTAACAAAACGTTAAACAGTCTGGGAGGGCCTATTGCAACTTCCGCTATCGTCGGGCTGTACATGATATATGGTTTGCTGGCCTATTATATTATTCGTAAGCCAGGTACGGCGGTAATTGCTTATGCCTTTGGCGCAGTAGTGCAGTCTTTTATGGGCTCTGCCTATGGAATTGCGTCTATCATCGCGGCGGCTGTCTGCTATATGGTTGTGGCGGAACTGGTATTTGCTCTTTTGCGATATCGCCGCTGGAACACAGTTTCACTGATGCTGGCGGGCGGAGCCATGGTTCCGCTGTGGTTTATCGTGGCAGCCAATATGTTTGGCTATATGCATTGGGGATGGAAGGTGCTGACGATTGCACTGGTCGTTCGTATCCTGAGCGGCATTGTCCTGTGTGGTCTGCTGACGAAAGTACTGGGCGATGCCTTAAATGGAACGGGGCTGTTAAAACGCTTTGAACTGGGACGCGCTTCACGTGCATAA
- a CDS encoding ABC transporter ATP-binding protein gives MNERSDHASENRVAVSLRNFGYRYDDQVEPALHGLTLDIAVGEHVAIVGASGSGKSTLCQLLHGGLSRSGEGERTGELTVYGMDPDTAELATVATTVGVVLQDPDAQLVQGIVEDEIAFGPENLRVPPAEIEQRLAAALEAVGLASERGSFVRRLSGGQRQRTAIAAVLALEAPLVVFDDAAAQLDPPAVRDFVLLCRRLHAAGRTVITASGRIDDGARAAQRVIVLKGGTMLLQGPPEELLREHGAQLAAWGLLPSSAGREDMPREPGVNSGSAANCAGQPLLEVKGLPFTYPGSQRPALKGVSLALAPGERAVMLGENGSGKTTLGKLLMGLLPAPKGCMWWEGQDMAKLPIHQLAAGIGYVFQQPEHQFAAATVWEECLYSVRAKFGLRIGDPIPAAYEERAHRLLAAARLGHRLEVSPYLLSGGEKRLLSVAAQFILPKKLYILDEPTAGTDYEGANSLLRMCTEQAAEGAAFLIITHDIQIAERFASHVLRMEEGYLYKTEDSGSYHTITVDKN, from the coding sequence ATGAATGAACGTAGTGATCATGCTTCTGAGAATAGAGTGGCTGTTTCCTTGAGGAATTTTGGCTATCGGTATGATGACCAGGTGGAGCCAGCGTTACATGGTCTGACGCTGGACATTGCGGTGGGCGAGCATGTAGCCATTGTTGGAGCTAGCGGAAGTGGAAAGTCTACGCTGTGCCAGCTGCTTCATGGCGGGTTGTCCCGTTCTGGCGAGGGTGAACGGACGGGAGAGCTGACCGTGTACGGGATGGACCCCGACACCGCTGAATTGGCTACGGTCGCCACCACTGTCGGCGTCGTGCTTCAGGACCCGGATGCCCAGCTAGTGCAGGGAATCGTCGAAGACGAAATTGCTTTTGGACCGGAGAATCTGCGCGTGCCTCCGGCAGAAATAGAACAGCGCCTTGCCGCTGCACTGGAGGCCGTCGGCCTGGCATCCGAGCGCGGCTCCTTCGTGCGGCGCCTCTCGGGAGGTCAGCGCCAACGCACCGCCATTGCTGCGGTGCTGGCGCTGGAAGCGCCGCTGGTCGTGTTCGACGACGCAGCCGCGCAGTTGGACCCGCCGGCTGTACGGGACTTCGTCCTGCTATGTCGGCGGCTCCATGCCGCAGGCCGGACGGTGATCACTGCGTCCGGCCGTATAGATGATGGCGCGCGTGCAGCACAGCGCGTCATCGTGCTGAAGGGCGGGACTATGCTGCTGCAAGGTCCGCCCGAAGAGCTGCTGCGCGAGCATGGGGCGCAGCTGGCAGCCTGGGGGCTGCTCCCCTCTTCCGCAGGGAGGGAAGACATGCCGCGTGAGCCGGGGGTGAATTCCGGCTCGGCGGCTAACTGCGCTGGGCAGCCGTTGCTGGAGGTGAAGGGATTGCCCTTCACCTACCCCGGCAGCCAGCGTCCGGCGCTCAAGGGCGTGAGTCTTGCCCTTGCGCCTGGCGAACGAGCCGTAATGCTGGGCGAGAACGGCTCTGGCAAAACCACGCTGGGCAAGCTGCTTATGGGTCTACTCCCCGCACCGAAGGGATGCATGTGGTGGGAGGGGCAGGATATGGCGAAGCTGCCCATTCATCAACTGGCTGCCGGGATCGGTTATGTGTTCCAGCAACCAGAGCATCAGTTTGCAGCTGCAACGGTGTGGGAAGAGTGCTTGTACAGCGTGCGCGCCAAGTTTGGTTTACGGATCGGAGATCCGATTCCCGCCGCCTATGAGGAACGAGCGCATCGCTTACTGGCAGCCGCCAGGCTGGGCCACAGGCTAGAGGTTTCGCCATACCTGTTAAGTGGAGGCGAAAAAAGGCTTTTGAGCGTTGCGGCGCAGTTTATCCTACCCAAAAAGCTTTACATTTTGGATGAGCCAACTGCGGGAACGGATTACGAAGGGGCGAATAGCCTGCTCCGTATGTGTACAGAGCAGGCTGCTGAAGGCGCGGCTTTTCTAATCATTACCCATGATATACAGATAGCTGAACGCTTTGCCAGCCATGTTCTTCGTATGGAAGAGGGGTATCTCTATAAAACGGAAGATAGCGGGAGTTATCATACGATTACAGTTGACAAAAATTAA
- a CDS encoding MDR family MFS transporter → MKRGLVLTGVLLATFLAAIEGTVIGPAGPTIVSELGSVSLLSWIFTAYLLTMAVTTPIFGKLSDLFGRKPIFLIGCSLFVVGSLLCMLAGSMEQLILYRAIQGIGAGGVIPVTFTIIGDIYKMEERGKVQGMISSVWGISSLVGPLLGGYVVTYFGWEWIFGFNVPFGFLAMFFIARYLREQVSKRTARIDVAGAVTFTIGMTALLLVLALGGQYIDWASPELLALAAVAILFLVLFLVIEKRAQEPMVPLKLFRIRDIAFSCAAALLVSTLLIGLTSYLPLWIQGVHGGDAASSGLALAPMSVGWLFGSMIGGRILLTLGSRRTSLIGLTLIVLGAFVMTLMDQTAPIWLLFLSTLLYGLGFGFSMTVFTIIAQSSVGFQLRGASTALNTFLRTLGQTIGVAAFGSWLNYRIAAQTADGQLTQQGVTQEDINGLLAPHASQSLSDKVAGLLRSVLENSLHSLFVIMVVIAVISWFVVLGLRNRPPGTEEEADQRIKAPQREHA, encoded by the coding sequence ATGAAGCGCGGGCTCGTGCTGACAGGTGTTCTATTGGCCACTTTTCTGGCCGCGATTGAAGGAACGGTTATCGGTCCAGCAGGACCGACAATTGTGAGTGAACTGGGCAGTGTGAGTTTGCTCAGCTGGATTTTTACGGCATATTTGCTGACGATGGCTGTAACCACGCCTATTTTCGGCAAACTTAGCGATTTGTTTGGCCGAAAACCCATTTTTCTAATTGGGTGCTCGTTATTTGTGGTTGGCTCTTTGCTTTGTATGCTGGCTGGTAGTATGGAGCAGCTTATTTTATACCGGGCTATTCAAGGGATTGGAGCAGGCGGTGTCATTCCTGTTACCTTTACCATTATCGGTGATATATACAAAATGGAGGAACGTGGTAAAGTCCAAGGCATGATCAGCTCGGTATGGGGGATTTCTTCCCTTGTCGGGCCTCTCTTGGGCGGTTACGTGGTCACCTATTTTGGCTGGGAATGGATTTTTGGCTTTAACGTTCCCTTTGGATTTCTGGCTATGTTCTTCATCGCCCGTTACCTGCGGGAACAGGTAAGCAAGCGTACCGCACGTATCGACGTGGCGGGAGCAGTTACCTTTACCATCGGGATGACGGCACTCTTGCTCGTATTGGCCCTGGGGGGACAGTATATCGACTGGGCTTCTCCTGAATTGCTGGCCTTGGCTGCGGTGGCTATTTTGTTCCTGGTTTTGTTTTTGGTTATCGAAAAGCGCGCTCAGGAACCGATGGTGCCTCTGAAGCTGTTTCGGATACGGGATATCGCTTTTTCCTGTGCCGCTGCACTACTCGTCAGTACCCTGCTAATCGGGCTGACTAGCTATCTTCCACTATGGATTCAGGGCGTACACGGTGGAGATGCCGCTTCATCTGGTCTTGCACTGGCACCAATGTCCGTAGGCTGGCTGTTTGGCTCCATGATCGGTGGACGCATTTTGCTGACGCTGGGTTCGCGTCGAACCTCTTTGATCGGGCTGACCCTGATTGTATTGGGAGCTTTCGTCATGACCTTGATGGACCAAACGGCTCCGATCTGGCTGCTGTTCTTGTCTACATTATTGTATGGACTGGGATTCGGCTTCTCGATGACCGTGTTCACGATTATTGCTCAGTCCTCGGTCGGATTCCAGCTGCGTGGTGCATCTACAGCCTTGAATACGTTCCTGCGCACGTTGGGACAAACAATTGGGGTTGCAGCCTTCGGTTCATGGCTGAATTATCGCATTGCTGCCCAGACAGCGGACGGACAGCTCACTCAGCAAGGGGTTACGCAGGAGGATATCAATGGTCTGCTGGCCCCGCATGCTTCACAGAGTCTAAGTGACAAGGTTGCCGGATTACTCCGGTCTGTACTGGAAAACAGTCTGCATTCCCTGTTCGTGATCATGGTCGTTATTGCAGTGATTAGCTGGTTTGTTGTCCTCGGCTTGCGGAACCGCCCACCGGGTACGGAAGAAGAGGCAGATCAGCGTATAAAGGCACCACAAAGAGAACACGCATAA
- a CDS encoding glycoside hydrolase family 68 protein has translation MKFNKWFSKAATATVATTLLLGGGVQAFAKGNDEADSKADSAFTQITRSDMLNIFKQQGKEKYEVPSFDASTIKNIPSAIGHDSSGKQIDLDVWDSWPLQNADGTVANYKGYNIVFGLAGDPKRGEDTFIYLFYQKAGDTSLSGWKNAGRVFKDNDKLLSNDPILKNQSEEWSGSATLTSDGQVRLFYTSRQPYDPNNKLYGKQTLSTAQINVSQPDDKTLKVDGVEDLKSIYDGGDGKTYQNVQQSVGIDMDNHTLRDPHYVEDQGHKYIIFEANTGTETGYQGEDSIQNPAYYGGNKNFFEEEQQNLLQSPKKKGAELANGALGIVELNDDYTLKNVMPPLIASNLVTDEIERANVFKMNGLWYLFTSTRGSKVTVDAIGDDDIYMLGYVSTSLTGPYKPLNGTGLVLHQDLDRDDITWTYAHFAIPQGKGNNVVVSSYMTNRGLFPDHKSTFAPSFLLNIKGSKTSVVKNGILEQGQITIDPANDKKENQNEYGKK, from the coding sequence TTGAAGTTTAACAAATGGTTTAGTAAAGCAGCCACTGCAACAGTAGCAACTACCTTACTGTTAGGAGGCGGCGTTCAGGCTTTTGCAAAGGGAAATGACGAGGCAGATTCCAAAGCAGACAGTGCATTTACCCAAATTACGCGTAGTGACATGCTGAATATTTTCAAACAGCAAGGTAAAGAGAAATATGAGGTTCCGTCCTTCGATGCCTCTACAATTAAAAATATTCCTTCTGCTATTGGTCACGATAGCTCAGGCAAGCAGATTGATCTGGATGTCTGGGACAGCTGGCCGTTACAAAATGCCGATGGCACAGTGGCTAATTACAAGGGATATAATATCGTTTTTGGATTGGCAGGCGATCCTAAAAGAGGCGAGGATACATTTATATATCTGTTCTATCAAAAAGCGGGTGATACTTCACTGAGCGGCTGGAAAAATGCTGGTAGAGTATTTAAAGACAATGATAAACTGCTCTCCAACGATCCGATTCTCAAAAATCAGTCAGAAGAATGGTCCGGCTCAGCTACCTTAACCTCTGATGGACAAGTACGTTTATTCTATACCAGCAGACAGCCGTATGACCCGAATAACAAATTATACGGCAAGCAAACCTTGAGCACGGCTCAAATTAATGTCTCTCAGCCTGATGATAAGACACTGAAAGTAGATGGAGTCGAGGATTTGAAATCGATCTATGACGGTGGAGATGGTAAAACCTATCAAAATGTACAGCAAAGCGTCGGAATAGATATGGATAATCATACTCTTCGAGACCCTCACTATGTCGAGGATCAAGGCCACAAATATATTATATTTGAAGCCAACACAGGAACAGAGACAGGCTATCAGGGCGAAGATTCGATTCAAAACCCAGCTTATTATGGCGGCAATAAGAATTTCTTCGAGGAAGAGCAACAAAACCTGCTGCAAAGTCCTAAGAAAAAGGGAGCTGAGCTAGCGAACGGCGCACTGGGCATCGTTGAATTGAATGATGATTATACGTTGAAAAATGTAATGCCTCCTTTGATTGCATCCAATCTGGTAACAGATGAAATTGAACGGGCGAATGTGTTCAAAATGAACGGTTTGTGGTATTTATTTACGAGTACAAGAGGTTCTAAGGTGACTGTAGATGCGATCGGTGACGATGATATTTACATGCTGGGTTATGTTTCTACTTCCTTGACAGGGCCTTATAAACCGTTGAATGGAACCGGTCTCGTTCTTCATCAGGATCTGGATCGTGATGATATTACCTGGACGTATGCCCATTTTGCTATCCCGCAAGGCAAAGGCAATAACGTAGTCGTTTCGAGTTATATGACCAATCGTGGGCTTTTCCCGGATCACAAATCTACTTTTGCACCAAGCTTCCTGCTGAATATTAAAGGTTCGAAAACTTCTGTTGTGAAAAACGGTATTCTGGAACAAGGGCAAATCACGATTGATCCAGCGAATGACAAAAAAGAAAACCAAAATGAGTACGGAAAGAAATAA